The following are encoded together in the Anguilla rostrata isolate EN2019 chromosome 19, ASM1855537v3, whole genome shotgun sequence genome:
- the LOC135245784 gene encoding microsomal glutathione S-transferase 1-like isoform X1: MAEVVNMIDSEVFLAFSTYATIVVLKMMLMSPITAYFRFTRKAFANPEDTGLGKSAEEKKKMLRTDADVERARRCHQNDLENVLPFVLIGLLYSLTGPDLHSALLYFRVFVGSRFLHTVAYLAPLPQPSRALSWMVGMGVTFAMAYRVLTTALHL; the protein is encoded by the exons ATGGCAGAGGTGGTAAACATGATTGACAGCGAGGTCTTCCTGGCCTTCTCCACGTACGCCACCATCGTCGTCCTCAAGATGATGCTCATGTCCCCGATAACGGCCTACTTCCGTTTTACCAGAAAG GCCTTTGCGAACCCGGAGGACACTGGCCTGGGGAAGTCTgcagaggagaagaagaagatgcTGCGCACCGACGCCGATGTGGAGAGAGCCCGAAG GTGCCATCAGAACGACCTGGAGAACGTCCTGCCCTTCGTCCTGATTGGCCTGCTGTACTCGCTGACCGGGCCGGACCTGCACTCTGCCCTGCTGTACTTCCGGGTGTTTGTGGGGTCACGGTTCCTCCACACGGTGGCCTACCTGGCCCCTCTCCCGCAGCCCAGCAGAGCCCTGTCCTGGATGGTGGGCATGGGTGTGACCTTTGCAATGGCCTACAGGGTCCTCACTACTGCACTGCACCTGTAG